In Zingiber officinale cultivar Zhangliang chromosome 1A, Zo_v1.1, whole genome shotgun sequence, a genomic segment contains:
- the LOC122002766 gene encoding uncharacterized protein LOC122002766 yields MGVTKLLADLRARCPQRPAVGILAFEAAAAMSRLVSLHRSLAEEEVRRLRAGMRAPGVAYLTSKDQVFLLRVAGAELVGDLDAAAAAVSRLAPRCRDPLLRAFDHLYADLKAGGVYSFLIDARAAADLDRLGLGSTAKRAERRVRKMERYVAATSRLYAEMEVLNELEAAEKRAQQQEQQKWRRHSGPIPVQKPPSAPDPVRFQLRSQEHRVRRLKEESLWNKSFDKAVELMVRTVVTVFSRICAVFGVYVLGLPGGDLTNSRQFQPSFLGKHSSGPLERRVVPQHVPFLRNSAPIMRTPMEIGAQETPFDRLRKFLKESPTTVGGSGLALRYANVILAAEKLFQERNRVEEAAVEEEPVAAAREELYEMLPSGMRAAVRAKLRECWRREGIRLSEVDESLAKGWREPVAAILAWLVPVARETVRWQEERNMDREQRFCTRPRVLLLQTLHYADVNKAEAAVVEVLVGLSCMSWYDDRRQCKSELEL; encoded by the coding sequence ATGGGCGTCACCAAGTTGCTCGCCGATCTCCGAGCGCGCTGCCCGCAGCGTCCGGCCGTCGGGATCCTCGCCTTCGAGGCCGCCGCCGCCATGTCTCGCCTCGTCTCCCTCCACCGCTCCCTCGCCGAGGAGGAAGTCCGCCGCCTCCGCGCCGGCATGCGCGCCCCTGGCGTCGCCTACTTGACCTCGAAAGATCAGGTTTTTCTCCTCCGCGTCGCCGGCGCCGAGCTGGTGGGCGACCTCGACGCGGCCGCGGCCGCTGTATCCCGCCTCGCCCCCAGGTGCCGCGACCCTCTGCTCCGCGCCTTCGACCACCTCTACGCCGACCTCAAGGCCGGCGGAGTGTACTCCTTTCTCATCGACGCCCGCGCCGCCGCGGACCTCGACCGCCTCGGCCTCGGCTCCACCGCCAAGCGCGCGGAGAGGCGGGTGAGGAAGATGGAGCGGTACGTGGCGGCGACGTCAAGGCTGTACGCGGAGATGGAGGTGCTTAATGAGCTGGAGGCGGCGGAGAAGCGCGCCCAGCAGCAGGAGCAGCAGAAGTGGCGCCGGCACAGCGGTCCGATACCGGTCCAGAAACCGCCGTCGGCGCCCGACCCGGTTCGCTTCCAGCTCCGGTCGCAGGAACACAGGGTTCGCCGGCTAAAGGAGGAATCTTTGTGGAACAAGTCCTTCGACAAGGCTGTGGAGCTCATGGTCCGAACCGTCGTCACTGTCTTCTCCAGAATCTGTGCTGTCTTCGGCGTCTACGTCCTCGGTTTGCCGGGCGGTGATCTGACCAATTCCAGGCAATTCCAGCCCAGTTTCCTCGGGAAGCACTCGTCAGGGCCGCTGGAGCGGCGGGTGGTGCCGCAGCACGTGCCTTTCCTTCGTAACTCTGCTCCGATCATGAGAACGCCGATGGAAATCGGCGCGCAAGAAACGCCCTTCGATCGTTTGAGGAAATTCCTCAAAGAGTCCCCGACCACCGTCGGCGGGTCGGGGCTGGCGTTGCGGTACGCCAACGTTATCTTGGCTGCCGAGAAGTTGTTTCAAGAACGAAACAGAGTGGAGGAAGCGGCTGTGGAGGAGGAGCCGGTGGCGGCGGCGAGAGAGGAATTGTACGAGATGCTGCCGTCAGGGATGCGCGCGGCTGTGAGGGCGAAGCTGAGGGAGTGCTGGAGGAGGGAGGGGATCCGGCTGTCAGAGGTGGACGAATCTCTGGCGAAGGGCTGGAGGGAGCCGGTGGCTGCGATCCTGGCGTGGCTGGTGCCGGTGGCGCGCGAGACGGTGCGGTGGCAGGAGGAGCGCAACATGGACCGGGAGCAGAGGTTCTGCACGCGGCCACGGGTACTGCTGCTGCAGACGCTACACTACGCCGACGTCAACAAGGCGGAGGCAGCCGTCGTGGAGGTGCTCGTCGGGTTGAGTTGCATGTCGTGGTACGATGATCGGCGGCAGTGTAAATCGGAGCTTGAATTATGA